CAGCTTTGGCATCAGATCTGGGTTCTACTCTTGACTCTACCCCTTCCACACTtgtggtctcagtttcctcatctataaaatggcaataaCAACTTCTTAAACAAATCCAGTTGTTAGGTTTCACGCATTATCTCGGGAATAATGGGGAGGTGGGGCTCAGACAGGACAGAAGCTTGGGGAAACCTCGTCTGCatggaaggagaagggaggagctCTACCAGACAGCAGTCACACAGATGACCCCCACTGTCACAGGCAGGCTCTGGGAGTCTGTGGGCAGCCAGTTACACTGGTTCCAAGCACTGATGGGGACTTGCCAGGGGGACTTTGGGCCCCTTCTTGTGGAAGAAGGGCAGAAAGAAAGTTCTACGCAATGCAGCACCATGGAGGAGCCTGGGGGCCACACCTGCTGTGTGTGCTTTAAAGTGCCAGCCACGTGTTGTCTTTGGTCAGGGGCTGCCCTTCTGTCTCTGAGCCCCCAGGGTCAGGGGCTCAAGCCTGGGCCCGCTTGGGCCCCCACAGAAGGCAAGCTTGAGGATGCAGTCCTCTCCCGAGGCTGCGGTGCCCTCCTGTGTTCAGAAGATGACAGAAATGAATGATCCCACTACTTTCAGTAAGGAGCAGGGGCGCCTCCAGGGAAACCTGGGTCCTTAGAGAAAAGGGACAAGAAATGCTTTGGTTACCATCCCGACACCCACAGCAGAGCAGAGCTTGCTCGAGAGGGCAGAAAGCTGGCTATAACACTGTGCTTGTGCTGATGCAAAACCAGCTTCGGAGTTGAACCAGGAGtcactgaataaatattcaaGGCATCTTTCAGTTCTCAGAGGAAGAAcagggttaaaaaaagaaaaacctctcctttcttctgcttgacTGGCTGCCACTTTGATCTGCAGGCTGACAGCACTGTCGAATGGAAGAATGTGGCTAGGGGTCCTGTAGCTGGCCCCTGCCCCCGACGTGGGTGGCTTTGGTCTGTCATGTGTCCTGCCAGTCCCAGGCCCTCAGAAGTTGAAGTGGTCATCCGGCTCGGCGCCACTGCTATCAGGCTTGTCCCAGTCGACAGGCGAGAGGCACTGGGCGTAATGAATGTCCTGTGGTGTCAGTCCGGTGTCCAGGACCTGAGGGTTCGTCCGAGACTGGGCCAGCCTGGAAGGCAGAGCTGTGTGAGCTGGGGGCTGAGGCGCCAGTCCAGCATGGCCAGTGCCAGGGTCAGAAGTGAGAGGGCATGGGTGGGAAAGTAGCTGGACACAGGGCCAAAGAAGAAAGTCCCACATGTCAGGAGAGGTGGAGCCTCTAACCAGAGAGCCAAGCCTCGAGGGTGAAAAAGCTCAGAAAACTGTGGGGCAGGTAGTGGCATTCACGCCATCCATGGCTCCATGAGGAAATGcccaggaaagagaaagggcagTGCTGCAAGGACAGCGAGAGGCATGCGTGGGAGGGAGTCTGGGACAACCATGGAAGACTACTGGCTTTAAGTACATTCAACATACTGCTCTtcaaaaagtaaattcaaaaaCAGGCACAACTAAATGTCCAAAGAATAGGGGAGAGGTAAGTAAATTATGGCCCATGTCCTTAAAAGAACATAAGGCAGTCAATGAATGAGGTGTTTACAGTTTCTACCATCCTGGAGAAATGCTCCTGATATGTTGGTGTTAATGAAAATCAGGATCCCCAAATACAAATATGAGAAGCTGATCAATGCAAAAAAATGTCTATGTATAGAATTAGCATGAATTAAGCCCCAAAGTCTGGGCTGTGGGATTATGGAATGGTGTTATTTCCTGTTTAATGCTTTTAATGCTGACTTTCGGAGTTGTTAATTAAGGGCATGTGATACTTGAGTAATCTGGAAAAAGCAAATGGAAGATTTCCTTCAAATAAGGGGGTTGAAATCAGCCAGGGAAGCAGGAAAGATGGTAAAAAGAATCATGAAGGGCCACACACGCTTGTTTCCACCAGCTCTGGCAGGATGAGGTGGAGAGGGCTGTAGTGGGTTGCTGAGGGTCccaaggaagaaagggaggccTGACTGATCAGGGCCCAGCGCTTGGAAGCCTGAGCTGCCCGACCCTCTCCTTAGCCATAGCCTTCTCAGTGGTGCATCCCCAAGCTGAAGGTAGCCACAGACAGAGATGGCCCCCTGGGAAAATGGGGAAATGCCACCACCCTCAGGCTAGACCAAGTATCTCCCAACGGGCCTCACATCCCTCCTCTGTGTAACGCCCCATGGGCTCAATTAAACAttgtctcctccctgcccctttccatAAACGCAAAACCTCTGGAGGGAACAAAGCCTCCAAAAAAGCCCATTTTTGAAGGTGACACCAGGTGTAGGAAGAGGAAGCAACCTGAGCTGCAGTGTGTTCAGTTCAGCTCAAACTGTGGTATAGCAGCCACTAAAAATAGATCAACAGCAAGAACTTTCTAGCAGACCTGGCCAGACAGGAGCTCCCGCCCCTGGAAATATTCAAGTTGAGATTTTTGCTCTGGAGAAGGTTAGTTCATGTTCTCAAACATGGCAAAGGGCCCTGGAGACCAGCCCCCTAGTGCCAAGCCTCCTTCCCCAGCACAAGGAGCCCAGCTAATTTTACCTTGAAAATGCTTCATCCAGGCCATCATCCAGCTCCTTGGGGAAAACAAAGCAGGAGATATGAACCCTCAGTGGGGGAGCCCATGCTCACAGCAGGGGTCTGTCCCAGGCCTAGGTAAGTAAGCTACAGGGACTCAGGACACAAGCTTCGGAGTCTGGTGGGCGCCTGGAGGAACAGGCATAGGCAGGCCTCCCGCCTGGCTACTGCCACCAGCATTTCAGCGCAGGGACCCAAGCCTGGGATGTGGGACAGGAGAAAGGGCACCTGGGTTTCTAGACACTGGGGGTTCTCTGCCATGACTCAGCGacaccttaggcaagtcactgcTCCTCTTTGATTCAGCTTTTCCTTCCATAAAATGAGGGGCATGGACCAGATGATCTCTATGGCTTTCAAATTCCAAGAGGGAGAGGATGAGAAGGTTTTCTCGCTTTCACCCACTTCCAAAAGCCGAGCCAAAATTCTAAGCTCATGAGGGCTAGGAGATGGCAGGAATCCCACAGCCTAGATGGGAAAACAATGGGCAAGGCTCCTTCCACAGCCTCCTGAGAGGACGGGCAGGTAGCAAGGGTGGTTCCCAGCCAAAGAGAACAGGCTCACGATGCCCGCCTGGGGGACACTGGGTGACCCCCAGTAGGCAGTGGGATTTGACAGTTTTTCAAGCTCCTTAACATTccaggtttttttaaattaaagagacatgacaagTAACATGTCATTCTGCAATGGATCCTAGACCAGAAAAGGACACTGGAGGGACAAGTTGAGAAATATGAATCAAGGTCTGTAGATTATATAACAGTGTgtattgtatcaatgttaatGATTTTGGTCTTTGTAACATAggtatgtaagatgttaacaactGGAGAATCTGTAATGTAAGGGAACAGTAGCTCTTCGTattgtttttgtaaaatttttgtatgtctaaaattatttctaaatgaaaaattttttaataataaaaaatcaggTTCTTCTGGGAGATTCTGCAGGCAGAGGTCATCATCCTCATTGAACGAATGAAaaagctgaggcagagagaggtcagGGCACTTGCCCGGAGTCAGAGCGAGTCAAGGGCCAGGCTGACTGCCCAAGCCTCAGGCTCCTCATTCATGGCCGAGGGGGAGGGGTGTCAGCAGCAAACTGCCCGCACCGGGAACAAGAGGGCCTTTGGCTGGTCCTGTGGTGGGCAGAGCTGTGGATGCTCAGGCCAAGAGGCTGAGCATTGTGAGGAGACAGCTGTGCTGGGAACCAAGCCTGTTGGGGACGCAGCCCTAGGTTCAAAGGGGACATTGTTCATGTCCTACCCTGGGCCCGGTTGCTGTtagctgggggctgggcctggcctTCCCAGAGGCCTGCAAGTCATGGGTGCCAGGGCCTGCACCCTGGAGCCACCTTAGGTCTCATCCAGGGATCAGGCCGAGGCTCGCTGGATCCTTGGGAAGGTCCCCAGGCCACACGAGCACTCACCCAAACAACGCTGCTGCTGTTTAAGGCTTGAGGCCGCTGTGCCTCGTCCATGTTAGTGGTGTTAGCGCTGACCGTGGACAGTGGGGCCTTGGCCATCTCTTCCAAGTCCAGCAGGTTCCCAGTAGCGACCACTATGAGGGGTCAGGCATGTCAAGGGgagaggaggctcctgtgtccaGCCCCATCTCTTGGCCCCACCATGGAGCCTCCTGGGCTGCCCTGGTCCTGACTCCCTCTGTGGGCATAGCCTTTGTAGGCCTATCACCCAGAACACCCAGAGCCCCACCCTGGCACCTCCCAAAGTAGCTGGACAATTGTCTACAGGGTGGGAACCTCTCTCCCACTCATGGTTTAGGCTGGCATTCATATTCACAACAGGTATTAAGTGTTCTAAGAGATCACACAACAGGATGTAAAGTGTATACGAAGAGATGTACACGCAGGTTTATATGTCATAGGGACAGGTCTGGAAAAACACACACCAAAACGAGTAATTTTTCCCCTTTACCTACATTTGCTAGTTTAtctacaatgaacatgtattatttacttaacaacaaaacaaatataaaaaaaccAGGAGTTTAccccagcccaggagggagggggccctCTGGATGAAGGGCAGGCCCCCTGCCATGCAGATGAATCCAGCCCCTCCCCCTACCCAAGACTCACGGCTCTTCAGTGAAGGGGCACTGTCTTGGCAGCCCCCACCTAGGACGTCTCCTCTGTCTTGGCTggctttctccctcttctccttctctgtgGGACCAAGGCACAGTGTGTTGGAGCTCTCGACCCCAGCACTCCATCCATAGCCATCACTGGGCAGGGGGTAGGCTGTGGCCAATCTCAGGGGGCAAGTGTTAGGGCtccaggagggaggaaaaaatcTTTGcatatttcacttaatcctcacaaggaCCCTGACAGAAGGAGACAACTGTTCCCATTTcttcagatgggaaaactgagacttagaagTGAATGGACCTGTTCAAAACCATAAAGCAGGCAGGTGACGAAGCTGACAGTCCAGCCCTGACTCCAGGGCCCTTATCATCCTCCCCACCGCCACTGCTCTGCTAGTCTCCTTCAATGCCCCCTCTATACCCCACCCACCCACTACATCCACAAACCAGGCTCACCTTCCTTGGATACCTGCCAAAGCTCAAAGGCGACTTTGAAGGCCTGGGCTACTGTGAGGGTGACAGCTTGGGCCTGAAAAACAGGAagtggggttgggaggaggggtATAGCGTTAGGCAGGTAACAGCAAGTCTCAACTGGAGGCCCCAGGACTCCAGGCCAGGCCCACCTTGGCTCCATCCCAGGCTCCGGAATGCCTGATGAGAGGAGGCCCCTCCCAGGTCACCAAAGCAGCCCAGATGTAATGAGACCACACCCTCCCCAGGCAGTTGGGGCCCCATCTTCAccacctgcagcccagcccaggtTCCCATGGGTATTCTAACCCCCACCTTTGCAATGGCTGTTCACCCCcactttttcccttcccctttgggcTTCTCTAAATGCCATTAACTGTGAGGCTTACTTCCTTGAGAAGGCCTCCCTAATTACCTGAGAACTTCACACAGTAACTCAGCCTTGAGAATTAGAGAACAGAAAAGCCAGAGTTAGAAAGGGCCCCGCCACTGCTGGAATGAGCCACAGATGAAGGACAAAGGTTAGAAGCTGGTAAGTACTATGCTGGGTCAGAGGGGCTTATAACTGGataccagagagagagaaagaggcttcTACATTTCCTGGAAGGAGCAAGATGTCAATGAGTGTCcagggcagaagaccaaaaccaTACAGTGCAACAACCCACCTGTAAAAAAGGGCCACACCTTGGCCCTTAACTCCAGGGGACTCCCATCCACCCCTTCTCCCGCTGCCGACCTCTCTGCAGCAGCATGCACCTGGAAGTGTTACCAGCTCACAAGCCTGTGTCACCCGACCTGAGTGCTCCCTAAAGGCAAGCGTGGGTCTGAACACTCCTGATTCTTAGAGCAGCCAAAGCCCTCCAGAGGTACCAGCAACGCTGGCTGAACTGCATGTGCCCGGGAGCAGGTCTCCTGAGGCCTCACACTCCAGCCAGGATCTACCCTTAGCCCACCTTCatctcagccccttcctctctgaTTCCAGTTCAGGGTTAATCAGCTCAGCTTCTGGGAGTGGAAGTCCCAGAGCTCGCAGCTGTAGCTGGAAGTGACATGTCGCTTCCTTCCAAAAGCCCGTCCTGGGGAAGAAAGCACCAGACTCTTTCAAGTGCACAAGTTCAGGCCTAACCAGCCTCagccccactcccttcccctccaacAGACAACtcaatttaattgaaaaatgaatCTGTGGCTACTgcctttaaaactctttttttttttttaaatttaaaaccccTAAACAAGCTGACTGATCCACGCCAATTAAACTTCACGATGTATAAAATCTCATTTGAATGTCTCcgtcatttacatttttcatgcAAGTACAGGCGCTTTATGGAAAAACTTAAATATGGTAATTAAGTATGAAACTCTTCACAGCTGTTTACAATTTAAGCTGTCACGTCTGAATCAAGTTTAATAGACCCAGTTACCATTGAGAATTGCCCATGAACTAAAAATATGGGCTAATTACCAGCCAGCGTCAGATCACTATACACCCAAGCAAGGGTTGGTCACCCAATGTGGCAGGGAGATGGGAACACCATTATTTGTGCCTCCAGGAAATCTAGGGGCACAAGCCTGATACTGCTTTTGCATAAATCTGCTTATTCATTTGCATACGTCCCCGCCCTTTCACCCTGAAGTTCAGAGCTGCAAGTTAAACCAAATATAACTCAAGATGCGGATACGTGCAAGTGGCTGCAAGCCCAGGCTGGGCAGCCACTGGGAGCGGGGTGAGCCCTGTCTTCCCGGTGACGGCAGGAATCTGGGCACCAGCATTAGACAAAAGGACTGCTCAAGCCTGTCCATggaaaagccttccctgattccaCAGGCCAGGTACCTGTCCCTCCTCTGAGTGCCTCTGGCCTGTGGGTC
The Camelus dromedarius isolate mCamDro1 chromosome 14, mCamDro1.pat, whole genome shotgun sequence genome window above contains:
- the LDLRAP1 gene encoding low density lipoprotein receptor adapter protein 1 isoform X2 codes for the protein MDALKSAGRALIRSPSLAKQSWGGGGRHRKLPENWTDTRETLLEGMLFSLKYLGMTLVEQPKGEELSAAAVKRIVATAKASGKKLQKVTLKVSPRGIILTDNITKQLIENVSIYRISYCTADKMHDKVFAYIAQSQHNENLECHAFLCSKRKMAQAVTLTVAQAFKVAFELWQVSKEEKEKREKASQDRGDVLGGGCQDSAPSLKSLVATGNLLDLEEMAKAPLSTVSANTTNMDEAQRPQALNSSSVVWLDDGLDEAFSRLAQSRTNPQVLDTGLTPQDIHYAQCLSPVDWDKPDSSGAEPDDHFNF
- the LDLRAP1 gene encoding low density lipoprotein receptor adapter protein 1 isoform X1, which produces MDALKSAGRALIRSPSLAKQSWGGGGRHRKLPENWTDTRETLLEGMLFSLKYLGMTLVEQPKGEELSAAAVKRIVATAKASGKKLQKVTLKVSPRGIILTDNITKQLIENVSIYRISYCTADKMHDKVFAYIAQSQHNENLECHAFLCSKRKMAQAVTLTVAQAFKVAFELWQVSKEEKEKREKASQDRGDVLGGGCQDSAPSLKSLVATGNLLDLEEMAKAPLSTVSANTTNMDEAQRPQALNSSSVVWELDDGLDEAFSRLAQSRTNPQVLDTGLTPQDIHYAQCLSPVDWDKPDSSGAEPDDHFNF